One Siniperca chuatsi isolate FFG_IHB_CAS linkage group LG1, ASM2008510v1, whole genome shotgun sequence genomic window, AAGGTAATTTAAATTTAGTTCAAATGCTGCTTTCATTATAATTCCATTAAAGACGCTCTCAAGACACAAAGTACACTCCAAACCTAAACACACTAAATACACCTTGAACACACTAAATAGACTcaacacagtaaaaacactCTGGTCAGACCAACTGTACTCTGAACAACCCACACAGCAACTACAGAGGCTGTGTGAGGTGGAAgacaacacacagagagggcAGGGCTGTTGAAATTGAACATAACTATGGTCAGAGCAGGATATTTCCAGACAAGAATGCAAGggctctctgtttttcttctggGAGATGAAAGAAACAGCTGAGGGTTTAtaaataaagacacatttaaagCCCTAGTCGCTGCTCCAAGAAAGATCCACTTGTATTTTTGACTGCTAGCAGCTTCAGTACCACGCAAAAGACCTCAGGATTTCACAACTGATAAACTAGAGTTACCCCAGCACAGGATTGGTGGACACAGTGAGTAGATGCTTTTCTTAACTAATGAAAGTGAGTAGAAGTGTTGAATACACTACAAGAGAACTGGAATTGATGTGTGGATATTTAGTGGAATGCAAAGTCAGAGGAAGATGATAAAATATGTTTCGTCAATACTTTTGGAATCAAATCTTAGTATTTGTTTCTGGGTCATTCAGAACGTGCATCACAAAGCCATGAATACACTAATCATTTTGATCACTAAATATCCAATATTGACTTAATTCCTGTTATTTAGAGTCAGCCACCAAGTCTGCAGCCCCCCCTCCCTACACACTGTGTTCATCTGGTCATGATGATGATAACAGGAGTATAATTGTCCAACCACATCAACCTGTGTGCTACTGATACCACATCCTGTTGACCCCCCACCCATACTCTCAGCCTTAGTCCAAGCCACAGCAGCACATACCACCCATCCTTTCCCTTGTAAGGCAGCCTTTGTGGGAGACTGTATTTAGGGAAAATGGCTAATATTTAGGGACTGGAACTTGTAATGTTAGCTGGGCACCTATTTTAAACGGGGCCCATGAAGTCCTATACATAGCGCCAACAGTAAGAGGACCACATataggaggaggaagaggagagactGGAGTATTGGTGGCAGCTTACACCGTCAGACCGGCGACAAAAAAAGCTCTTTGGCTCTCCACCTTTTCATTCTGTTTACCTCCTTCAGCAGGAATATTGGGGTTTCAGTAGTAACAGTTACCTTGGTTTGACCCAAATAGGTCTGCATCAtgaattcatcctgaggagcaCAGATTTCAATCATTAATATAGAAACGAGGTGAGGGAAGAAGAtggagaaataaagaaaagagaatttTATCACATAGACAGATTTCTTTACAATGGGTTTATTTCATTGCTATAGGTGCAGGGGGGGAAAATTGTAAAACATCAGTGATATTTTACCTAATCCGGGAGGTGTTGATTGGCACATAGCTTCAAGGTAGAGTCCCCAAACCAACAAGCAAGTGAAGGAGAGAATTTAGATCTAgactaaatgaaaataaactggagaataaatgtacataaaagACCCCTGAAGTAAAAGTCTTAGTTTTTGAAGATTTAACATGCAAGTTTTGATTGCTTTTTTGCTTAGTTGCTGAAGTTAAACTCGATAAATTGACTGACTGTTGAGTAGACATTTTGCAGTAGTCATAGATCTAAGATTATCAAAAGGCTGTCTGTTTGAGAGATGtagttttttaaattctgtatgTCAGCAGTTGCAGACAAATAGAGTTTTGTGTGTTCCCTGCCTGGCAGATGCAGCCTCCTGCCTCCAGCTGTCTCTACAAACAAATACTGTGTTATAATTTCACATCTGAGCTAGTTTTACAAGTATAGCTGTGGAGATCTAATGTCAGTCAGGGGTAAGAAATTGTGCAGTTACCATATGCAGAGcgcaaaatgtgtttttgcactgctctacaaaagacagacacatttGACAGGTATAGTTGGGAGGAAGAACaattttacagactaaattaATGTTGACTGAAGATGagtgtaaatgtaatgttaaaacaaacaaatttactCTTTTGCAAAATTAGAAATCCAGCAGAAACACCCAGGACCACCTCTGTAGTCTGAATGCACAGAGGTACCtggatatacagtagatgagaacatgaacatttaattaattgGTTTTACTGTATGATATAGCTGATCATTCTGTACAGAGTGATTAATCTTCCTCCTTCCCAGGGTTGGACTCTGAATTgaacatatttaaatatgtgatttgaTATACTTGATTTACATTATATGAAGTAACAAACATtcagtcaaaatgtttgttatgGTTCACCAAATGTACTTTATGTGATGTGAGGGTCAGGCAAAGCGGATCATTACCATCAGCTAATCAGGcattacagttatttatattaatCTAATATTTGAATTAACTCTTTAACTCTACACACTGTGGTGTGTAGGAGAGATGAGTCCTATTTGGGATATTGTTTCAGGCTAGCCTcaatattttcattagtgttgCTGTAACAGCAAAATGACTTCATttgttaagtgtttttaaacacaAGACTACCTGACTAGTCTTGCTGTTGTCTTGCAGTCCTGACGAGTGGAGGTGGCAGCCAGCAGCACAGTCCCCTGAAGCGCTCCGTGTCCCTCACGCCTCCCATGAGCGGCCCCAGCAACCAGCCTCTTGGCCATGTCTGGCTGTCCCAGGAGGACCTACGAACCGCTAGAGGCCCAGCCCCAGACCACGCACCTCTCTCACCCCAGAGCAGCATTGCCTCCTCGGGCAGTGGAGGCAGTGAGCATCTGGAGGAGGCTGGTTTAGGAGGAGGTTCAGGTCTGCATCGCAGTTCCTTCCATGAGGAGGGAAGTGGCATGAGGGGTTAGTATGAAAGACCAGTGTACAGTTAGTAGTACAATTcagtattattaatttattgtctTCCTAAGATcatattgtgaaaaaaaaaaaaaaaattacattcagaTATTGTGGTTCACACTTGAAGGTGAATGccactgactgacacacacacgcacacactgttGAAATGCACATGCGCAACAGGTTCAACCAAACTAGTGTTTTTAATGTAGTGACTTTTTAGACACCTTTTTAACACACCTTTTTGGCCAGACATACTGTAGCTACTTTCCCTTGATAAAATATTACCTACACTTGAGGCTgtaaaaaggtaataaaatacCTTAAATGGtcttatttaactgtttaaTGTACCATTTAAAGGATTTGGCTTTCTAAAAGCTGCAGACAGTGCAGGTCTGGAAGAGCAGTGGATCAGGTTACAGGAGACAGATACTCGCATTATTTGGtgtgaatatttttaattttagcatCAAACCCTGTGTTTATACTATTGAGTGGACTGTGAAGTGGAACTGAAGGGGTTCATTGTTGTACAGTGTTTGATGACGTTCTGAGAGGATTCAGGAGGAATGAAAAACTTAGCTAACCTGTCCTGGATATGGGCTTTCCTATTAAACTTAAGTGttaacagggagagagacatgaCCAGTTCTGTGGAGAAATCTATATGACTGTCTGCTGTGTATGCCTTACAGGCATTCAGCTTGAGGCTTTGGCAAGTTGTTTGTCCAGTCAGAGCAGTTTGTCAGGGGAAGCAGAGGCCAGAACTGCAGACCCAAGTCACTGTCTGCACTGGAGTTAAACCTCTGATGTACTCTCTGTCGTCATCCAGCTCAACAAGAAAGCAATGCTAACGTTCCTCATCGACAGTCCCAAGAGAACAAGCTATCATTTGTCAATTTCACTTTAGAGGAAAATGTTAACACAATTTTTCAGTTGTCTGTTACTGCCAGAACAGACTCTTCGCTGGGTGTCAAGTATCAGGTGGTGGAATAAGGTGCTTGATAGGTTTGCAGAGCATTGACTTCTCAAGATTTAATGTAGGTTTATATGTGAACTTCCATGgtcaaatattttgtttcattcatcaCAGACTTTGTTTTAAACTATCACAATATCAATTATTCAGCTAAATCAAACAAAAGTCTAATTGTGATCAAACACGCCGAAGTCTGTATTACTTACTGGAAAGTCGAGGTCTGCTTTTGTAATGACACTCCACATCTTGTGGGATGGGAAGAGATGGGAGGAGACATTCAGTGTCCATATAGTTCCTGGTTGCACAGTCTCTATTTTCTCTCAGAGCTTCTGCAAGTGTGTCAAAATGAGTCCTCAAAAAATAAGCAGATGAATATAGAGCAGCAGattaacaaagaaaacatacCATAAACATATGTAAACACATCAAACAAAGGAGAAACATAAATTCATAGTGTTTATTGGTTCTCTTCTGAGTTGCACAGAAGGGACTGTTTGTTGATGCTGCAGTTATAAACTTGTAAGCAAAGAAACAACTAAACCAGCCTCAGGCTTCACTCTAaacttcaaattaaaacaaagatgTCCCAACAACTAGCTAACACTCGCAGCAGTTTGAATGTGGAGCACGGATGAGCTGAGCAAGCATTTCCAGTGAGCAATGTGTAACTAAACCTGTGATCAGTAAGAACTTGATTAGTTGATCCCTCTGCCACcacatttatgcatacatacacatctTCCTAAAAAATGgaacattgttttcatttgtgcttAAAATATATTACTATGataaacatattaaacaaatgaatgtacattttttttccaactcTAATAGAGTTAAAACATGTAGACCATGTGAAtgtaatatatatgtaaatatgtatcttATGTGCATCTATGTTGAATCATTTGAAAATGactattgtattatatatttggTCCActagtatactgtatgtgagcaTGTATTGAGGGACcaatatatgtgtgtacatcAATTTAATCTGGGATGACATTAAGGATGAAATCCAAAGATTCCTCTTTTGCAGatgctttatttcattttttatgtaataatttatttttagttcTTATGTCCATTTTTTAGATATGTTATGTCCccattaataattatttttcccgttacaggttttttttttggcgggCTGGTGGTCCTTACAGAGGGTGTCGtttgttgtacagattgtaaagcccctgaggcaaatttgtgatttgtgatattgggctatataaataaaattaacttgacttgactatgtattatatatttgtattgacaacaaagaaaaacaatgtaggTTGTATGTTGTCTGCAGCAGTGATAATGTAAGAATTTAAGCTGACTGATTAAattttcaatattattttttaaattctgtgaTGAATGTAGCTAGACAGAATCTaaccggtgtgtgtgtgtgtgtgtgtgtgtgtgtatgtgcatatgtgtgtgtgtgtctgtgtgtgcgtgcgtgtgtgtgtgtgtgtgtgttgtctgccCCACAGATGTTCCTGCATGGCTGAAGAGTCTCCGTCTCCATAAGTACGCCGCTCTCTTCTCCACAATGACCTACGATGAGATGTTGTCACTGACTGAACAGCAATTGGAGGCCCAGGTtcgtacacacgcacacacacatacacacacacacacatagacagagttagtttaaatttaatttggagAATAATAAGAACTTTACATCGATAAAGTTGTTACAGTATAATTTCTATTCTATCCACGATATAAATCGTCAAAAGTGACTAAACTGATTCAGTCAACATTATCAAACACGTATAAATCTTTTACTAATGCACCGATTCAGAAATTGACATTTGTATGCAAGGCAATACTAAGGCGTCAAATGACAACGGTTCAGCGTGTAGTTCAGGTACATGAGGGGCAGAAGATGAATAAGAGCAGAAACATGTCAGTATTCTGTACTagtattaaataaaaagaaatatcttAGTatgacatttacattacatttaatcaATCTTCACTTTGAAAATCATTGTAATTATGTAATTAGCTTTAGCCAGGTCAAGTTGTAAAGTTGCTAATGTTGGAATAAATGGTACAAGACAAATTTAGCGATTGCTGTGCTTGTACTTAAAGATGTTGAGGAGACTATTCTGAAACGGAGGATACAGCTAAAATTAACACAGCTCACCAGGAAGCTGTATACTTCCTCCAGGTGCTGCTAactatttctctgtctgtccctaACATAATGCACAGCTACACTGAGACACGATGAACTTCAACAAAAGGACAAAGAGATGTCCTGTGTGACAGTGGATTCAGTATACTGCTATTGGCTTGATCTGGAAATATCTGGATTGTCAGTATCACTTCTTCATGGGACATGTGAGAAGTTGTATTAGCCTCAACAAAAATCAATTTGCTGGAATCAGTTTTAGCCCTTTCTGCCCTCCCAACCAAAGATGAGCAGATACGTTATTTCTCTCCTAGCTTCACTGGCTGCATCTCCTGCtgttacattttcacaaaaaaaaacatctgcctCACTTTCACAGCCTGTGTTTGTACACTGCGCATCTCTTTATCTCAAAGAATTGGTATCAGTCTTTTAGACCAGTATTTTTCCGGTGAGCAAAGGGATGTTTGACACAAGACTCTTTCCTCCAACAGAAGGTCACTAAAGGAGCAAGACACAAGATTGTTATCAGCATTCTGAAGCTCAAAGAGAGGCAGCACCTACTTCGCAGCCTGGAAAAGGTCAGAGTGACTGTGTAACAcatctccttctcctcttcataTTCACACTAAAAACATTCAGCTTCTTGTTCTACCTGAAATTATTTGAATTTggtcttgtttattttttttttaaatttctttgttttttgttattggtGATTTAGCTTGTAACCTTAGTGGAAACCACAGGACCTCACCTctcttttcctgtgtgtttgtgagagagagtgagaagggTGGGCATTCTCAGTCGGTGTTATGTATCTGAGATGGCAGCTAAGGGAACACCTAATCCAGGAAGGAGAGTTTTGGGCTCTGAATTTAAACCCATCCGCCTCCCCCACCCCTCACCCCTCCATTCAGCCTTCAAAGCAAGACAATGGCACTCAAGGGCACACCACAGGAGGGACTTCTTGAGCCAGCTAAATTCAGACTTAACCTTTTCACCAatgcttcattttaaaatttgttcCCGCTGCATTGGTGGGCTGGGGAAACAAGACACCTGTTGCTTAGTATTTTGGGTTTACACAGACTAATGTACAGCACTGCTCTGTGAAGGGTGGGAGGGAGGCTGATATGATGCATGTGGACACAAGTAATGAAGGAAAACtgcatatatgtatttttggtaTTACTTTATTCTGTGCCACATGGCAGTGTAGTCAGGGATCCCTCCCCCTCTGTTTGTCTGACTCTGCCTCtcagtaagtaaaagtaacagatTTTTCTATGGAGAGGGTTCACACAAGTAGCCTAAACCTGCAATTCTTTTTCTTGGCATCTTCATTGTAAATACCCCACCAGATCTGTCACTTCAATAGATGTCAAGATGTCATCATAGGTTCTGTCAAGTAAAACCTCTTCATTCTTTTGAATCTTTCTGATCTGCTTCCACCTTACTCTCCATATCTTCcccttctcctcttcccttcTATAATTTACCACCACCAGGATGTGTTGGAGGGCAGTAATCTGCGCGCCCCCCTGCAGGAGCTCCACCAGATGATCATGACACCTATCAAGGCTTTCAGTGGCGGCGAGGAAGGCTCCctgcagcgccccctgctgagCCCTGAGGGCAAGAGCGCTGCACCTGGTTCCCACCTGAGTGGGGGAGGCGGAGGGGAGGCTGAGTCAGGCACAAGCGTCATCGCTGAGGGGGATCTACCCGGCCAGTTCACTCGTGTCATGGGCAAAGGTGAGCTGCATGCACCAGCACTCagttgagattgttttcatGGTCTGAGagagatttttgttttgctttaatgttttattttccatctctgCCTCCTCAGTTTGTACCCAGCTACTGGTGTCAAGGTCAGACGAGGACAACATCAGCTCCTACCTACAACTCATCGACAAGTGCCTTATTCATGAGGTATCCACTCCCTCTGGAACACACTTATGTATTCCAGACACTTTttatgtcaaaatgaaaaatcaaacacagaaaaaacacatcaccacatatacatacagtacatacatgcTAGGACGGACAAAACAGGATTTTTAGGACTGATATCAGTCATTGGGAATTTTAATTTCCAATAACAAACATGTCTGCCAATATATAGCacattattatcaaaataatgttCTTTAATGTTGTAAGTTTGAATAGTAGTTAAATCCtcccttttgtcattttttcctgtattgtattttaatataCACACAATGTAGAGAGAATGGCTATGAGCAGAATTGGTCAATTAATATATATTGAAGTTCatgaattaaaaagaaatcataaaAGAGCTTTTTGAGGGGAAAttcaataaattattaatagtgcctacaaacacacatttcattattattcatgcAGCATAGCATAGTATGCATAGTATTTGGTGAACATATAATAGGTATTCCCCAGTACATTCAgtaaatatgtacatacatacaatcCATTCATACAAAAATGGTTAACTATATGCAAATATTCCTTATCCTAATTATTAACATTTCAGCCCCCTACAGaaaatttcacaaaaatgtaatgttgagAGAATTCATCGATTTAATGATTTGATTAGAAAGTAATCAGGTCAATAAAATTACAGACCCTGAGATACATGGATATACCAAGAATCATACAGGAGTTCTGCTAATTTAAAGAGGAATGCTCTCATCCAGAccactctctgtctttctgaaaaTCTTGAgtttgagaaaaatatcagtTTGAGTATTTTATAGTATAAGTGTGCATAGTGCAGTGTCATGCTTTAGATTTACTCTTATGTGAAGGAGAGTTTTGGGTGAAGTAGTCATTTGTTGCGACACAATGCACCTGAAAATCCTGTGGCACACTCTTCACCAGTCATGCTTCATTTCATCCCTGATATgttctcccctccccctccctgtcAGTCCTTCACTGAGACACAGAAGAAGAggctgttgtcatggaaacaacAGGTCCAGAGGCTGTTCCGCTCCATTCCAAGGAAAACCCTCCTTGACATAGCAGGGTACCGACCACAGAGGAggtaaacacagacatacagtatctttCATTTTCTGGTTTTTATTGTC contains:
- the samd4a gene encoding protein Smaug homolog 1 isoform X3, producing MRLLPRILAHTIEHGHHLEESRQLLSYALIHPATSLEDRAALALWLNHLEERAAARGDSLERPPPAGPHHHHHQSTPPSTLTSSSSSTNTSSSGNLYSLHHHQRYGSDDRLNGWQSSRDSGLGGGWHQQQQQGCENGHLLLYPSSSVPATINTVGTGGGGNTILTSGGGSQQHSPLKRSVSLTPPMSGPSNQPLGHVWLSQEDLRTARGPAPDHAPLSPQSSIASSGSGGSEHLEEAGLGGGSGLHRSSFHEEGSGMRDVPAWLKSLRLHKYAALFSTMTYDEMLSLTEQQLEAQKVTKGARHKIVISILKLKERQHLLRSLEKDVLEGSNLRAPLQELHQMIMTPIKAFSGGEEGSLQRPLLSPEGKSAAPGSHLSGGGGGEAESGTSVIAEGDLPGQFTRVMGKVCTQLLVSRSDEDNISSYLQLIDKCLIHESFTETQKKRLLSWKQQVQRLFRSIPRKTLLDIAGYRPQRSRFGQSNSLPTASCVGGSVSARRSLRQFQMPSRSLPGARLGLLGSGGLLGPTPRSSSSTPTGPKQGRQGLWFANPGGSNSMPSRTHSSVQRTRSLPVHTTPQTMVMFQQTDLQLPVTEPDINNRLESLCLSMTEHALGDGADRTSTI